Below is a window of Rahnella aceris DNA.
TTGCTGGATAAGCAGGCTATTTACCGTCAGGCGCGGCAGGACGATGGCAAACCGCTCACCACAGATCAGCAAAAAATTCTGGATGCGCAGTTGCGGACGCAACGTGATTTGCTCAATTCCCTGCTCTCGGGTTGCGATACCCAAATTCTTGAACTGACCAAGCTGAAAGTGGCAAACAGCCAACTGGTGGAGGCGCTGAATGACGTACATGACGCCGCCCACCGTTATCTGTTCTGGGTGGCAGACGTCAGCGCCATCGGCATTTCTTACCCGGTGCAGGTCGCGCATGACCTGAAACGGCTGGTCTCGCTGGATTCGCTCAGCCAGCTTGGCGGCGCGTCGATGATGATGGTCACCAGCAAAGAAACACTGTTGCCGCTGTTTGGCGCACTGATTCTGGTGATTATCAGCATCAGTTCCCGCAAGCACTATTATGCATTTCTGGAACGTGCCAGCAGTAAAGTCGGCAAAGTCACGCAGGATCATTTCTCGCTGACCCTGCGTACCGTGTTCTGGTCAATTCTGGTGGCGATGCCGTTACCTGTGCTGTGGGCCGCGCTGGGATTCGGGCTGCAAAGTGCCTGGCCGTATCCGATTGCGGTGGCGATCGGCGATGGCGTCACCGCGACGTTGCCAATCCTGTGGGCGTTTATGGTCAGTGCCGCGCTGGCACATCCTCAGGGATTGTTTGTGGCACACTTCGGCTGGCCGCAGCGTGCGGTGTCAAGGGCACTGCGCTATTACGCGCTGTCGATCTGGGTGCTGGTGCCGCTCATTATGGCGCTGATTACCTTCGATAATCTCAACGATCGCGAGTTCTCTAATACGCTGGGACGTCTGTGCTTCGTGATTCTGTGTCTGGTGGTCGCACTGGTCACCAATAGCCTGAAACGCGCGGGCATTCCGCTGTATCACGATAAAAAAGGCAACAGCGAAAACATCATTAACAAGACGCTGTGGTGGATGCTGCTGGGCGCACCGATTGTCGCTGCGCTGGCTTCACTGATGGGCTACCTCGCGACCTCACAGGCGCTGCTGGCCCGCCTGGAAACCTCGGTCGCCATCTGGTTCGTGTTGCTGGTGATTTATCACATTATCCGCCGCTGGATGCTGATTCAGCGACGTCGTATCGCCTTCGAACGCGCCAAGCAGCGCCGTGCGGAAATGCTGAATCAACGCGCCCGCGGTGAGGAAGATGGCCATCAGATCAGCACCAGCAATGAAGGCACGGTCGAGATTGAGGAACCGGTGGTGGATCTGGATGCCATCTCTGCCCAGTCGCTGCGGCTGGTGCGTTCTCTGCTGACGTTGATCGCGCTGATCTCGGTGATCTTCCTGTGGTCTGAAATCCACTCGGCCTTCTCTTTCCTGGAAAATATTCATCTCTGGCAGGTTGCGTCTACGGTTCAGGGGGTGGAAAGCATGCAGCCGATCACCCTCGGATCGGTGCTGATCGCCATTCTGGTGCTGATTATCACCACGCAACTGGTGCGTAATCTGCCCGCATTGCTGGAACTGGCGCTGCTGCAACACCTGGATCTGACGCCGGGTACCGGCTATGCCGTACTGACCGTCACCAAATACGTATTGCTGCTGATTGGCGGCCTGACCGGTTTCTCGCTGATCGGGATCGAGTGGGCAAAACTGCAATGGCTGGTGGCGGCACTCGGTGTCGGTCTCGGCTTCGGTTTGCAGGAGATCTTCGCTAACTTTATTTCCGGCCTGATTATCCTGTTTGAAAAACCGATCCGTATCGGCGATACCGTAACGATCCGCAACCTGACCGGCAGTATCACCAGGATCAACACCCGTGCCACGACGATCGCTGACTGGGACCGCAAGGAGATTATCGTGCCGAACAAGGCCTTTATCACCGAGCAGTTCATCAACTGGTCGCTGTCGGATTCCGTCACGCGTGTGGTGCTAACCGTGCCTGCACCGTCGGAGGCCAACAGTGAAGAAGTGACAGAAATTCTGCTCAACGCTGCGCATCGCTGTTCGCTGGTGCTGGATATGCCTGCGCCGGAAGCCTATCTGGTGGATCTCCAGCAGGGGATTCAGATTTTCGAGCTGCGTATGCATGCCGCTGAAATGGCGCACCGTATGCCGCTTCGCCATGAAATTCACCAACTGATCCTGGCTGGATTCCGCGAGCACGGCATTACACTGCCATTCCCGCCATTCCAGGTGCGTATGGAAACACTGCACCGCGCGCAAAATGGCAATAACGCGACCTTTACCAGCAGCAGCGGAAGTGGCCGCAGCGGAAACAGTTCGCGCTCACCGGGCGATTTGTAAGAGAAAAGAGAACAGCAAAAGGGCAGATTCTTCTGCCCTTTTTTAAGCACATTGGCTGATGGAGTTTACAGATCCGCGATTAGCGCTGCAGCAGCGTTGCGGTGCAAAGAGATCAGCGATTTGATATCCATGCCGACAATTTCACCGTCAGTCACCCGCCATTTCCCGCCGATCATCACCCGATCGGCTTTTTCCGCACCACACAATAGCAGCGCGGCAATCGGATCATGACTGCCGCTGAAACGTAATTCATCGAGTTTAAACAGCGCCAGATCAGCCTGTTTGCCCACGGCAATCTGCCCGATATCATCGCGACCGATAAGCTTCGCCGAACCGCACGTCGCCCAGCCCAGCACTCGCTCCGGCGTGACATATTCCGCCCCGTATTTCAGACGTTGCAGATACAGCGCCTGCCGCGCTTCATACATCAGGTTTGATGCATCATTCGACGCCGAACCGTCAACGCCCAGACCAATCGGTACGCCAGCGGCCTCCAGATCCCGCGTCGGGCACATACCGGAAGCCAGCCGCATATTCGACACCGGACAATGACAGATACCGGTGCCCGCCGCGCCCAGACGGCGGATTTCGTCGTCGTTAAAGTGAATACCGTGTGCCAGCCATGTCCGGTCACTCAGCCAGCCAACGCTTTCCAGATAATCGACTGTACGCAGACCAAACATTTTCAGGCAAAACTGTTCTTCATCCAGCGTTTCCGCCAGATGCGTATGCAGCCGGACATCTTCCCGCTGCGCCAGTCTGGCGCTCTCACGCATAATTTCGGTGGTGACCGAAAACGGCGAGCAAGGTGCCAGTGCAATCTGCATCCACGCGCCCTCGCCGCGCTGATGATAGCGGTCAATCAGGCGCTGGCTGTCCTGCAAAATCACCTCGCCCGACTGGACCGTCTGTTCCGGCGGCAAACCGCCCTGCTCCTCGCCGAGACTCATCGAGCCGCGCGTCAGTAACGCACGCATGCCCAGCTCACGCACGACGCCCACCTGCACATCGATCGCCTCCTCCATGCCCTGCGGGAAAAGATAATGGTGGTCAGTGGTGGTAGTGCAACCGGAGAGCAACAGTTCAGCCATTGCGACGCGGCTTGCCAGGCCCAGCGCCTCCGGCCCTAAACGCGCCCAGACGGGATAAAGTTTTTTCAGCCACGGGAATAACGGCACGTTGACCACGGGCGCCCAGGCCCGGGTCAGCGTCTGATAAAAATGATGATGAGTGTTAATCAGCCCCGGCAGCAGTACAGACTCGGAGGCATCATAAATATGATCTACCGGCTGCGAAGGTGGCTGACCCGCGGTCAGCAACTCAGCAATTTTCTGCCCTTCAGTGACGATGCCGCCACGGGCATCCAGTGAGTTGGCGGTAAAAACCGCCAGCGGATTTTTGATCCACGTGCGTTGCTCTGACATGTCTGACTTCCTTTTTAAGGTCACATTAAATTCAAAAAGTGAGTCAGCTCAGTTATGCCCTGTCTGCTGATCCAGGGGCGCAACGCGCAGAATTTCAGTGAACCTTGATCTCCTCCGCGACCACGCTGGTGCGTTCTGCAGGCATCAGTAAATTGAGCAGAATAGCGATAACGCCACCGCTGGTCACGGCATGCCCGAAGATATTGCCAACGATGGGTGGGAACTGACCAAGCACATCTGGCACGGCTTCAATGCCCAGACCGATGCCAAAGGCGATGGCAATTATCAGCATTTCACGACGTCCGACCGGCGACTGCGTCATGATTCGGATACCCGCCGCGACCACGCTGCCAAACATCACCAGCGTTGCGCCACCCAGCACCGGCGCAGGAATTTGCTGCAACACTTCGCCGATAAACGGAAACAGGCCTAGCACCAGTAATACCGCGCCAATATACATGCCGACAAAACGGCTGGCGACGCCGGTCATCTGGATCACGCCATTGTTCTGTGCAAATGTTGTGTTAGGAAATGACGAGAAGGCTGCGGCGATAAGGCAACTGATACCGTCAGCCAGAATCCCGCCCTGCAGACGTTTACGGAAGCTTTCTCCTTCAATCGGTTGCTGCGACAACATGCAGTTAGCGGTCAGATCACCCACCGCTTCCAGGATGCTGATAAACGATACCAGCGCGATCGGCACAAAAATAATCCAGTCAAACTTAAAACCAAAACGGAACAGTTGCGGCAATGCAAACCAGTCGCCCTGCAAAGGTTTCACCGTCAGATGGCCGGTCAGCGCAGCGGCGATACAGCCGACAACAATGCCTAAAACTATTGATGAAAGGCGCAGCCAGCGCACGTCGATGCGGTTGCAGGCGACAATCACCAGCAGCGTCAGTGCCCCCAGCCCGAGGTTAGCCGGTGCGCCGAAATTCGCGGCACCATGGCCGCCCGCCCAGTCGGTAATGCTGACTTTAATCAGGCTGATGCCAATCAGCGCGATTACGGTGCCGCTGACCAGCGGTGTAAACACGCGGCGCATCTGCCCGATAAACCGGCTAACCAGCAGCGGGATAAACGCCGCCACAAAGTTCACCCCAAAAATCATCGCCATGATGTCTTCAGGAGAGCCACCGCGGCTTTTCACCAACATACCGCCGGAGAGGATCACCCCCAGAAACGCAAAACTGGTACCTTGCAAACAAATCATCCCCGCGCCCACCGACATAAACCGGCGCGCCTGAATAAATGTCCCGATGCCGGAAGCCAGCAAAGACATGCTGATCAGATAAGGCAAGTAGGCATTCAGCCCGAGAACCGAGCCGATAATCAGCGGCGGCGTGATAATTCCGACCACGCTTGCCAGCACGTGCTGGATGGCGGTGAAAAATGCCGGTGCCGGTGCAATGCGCTCTTCCAGTCCATAAAGAAGTTCTTTGTCGTTGGATTCTGACATAACGAGTTTTCCGGATAATAAGTGATGATCCGGTAATGCATAAATCAGGCCAGCAGCAAAAAATTTAGCTTAACTCAGGCAGAAGACCCTGTTTATGGCGCTTGGCGAGAAAGGGCCAGCACTGAAACTTTAAAATCAGCGCTGCGTCATTTAGGTACTTTTGTTTCAGTAAAAGTGCAGTTTTGGGTTTATTGCACAATGAAGGGGCAAAAAAGGGAAATCGTGGAAGGAAGCCCTGACCTTGGGAACAGGGCTTAAGCACTCATCAGGCGCGTGTCACCGGGAAGGCCAGGACATCACTCAGGCTGGCAGCACCCAGCGCAATCATAATCAGGCGGTCAACACCCAGCGCCACACCTGAACACTCCGGCATACCGTGTTCTAACGCATCCAGCAGATTGTTATCGACAGGATGCTGCGGCAGGCCGCGTGCCGCGCGTTTGCGGTTATCCTGCTCGAAACGCTGACGCTGCTCACGGCTGTCCGTCAGTTCACGGAAACCATTCGCCAGCTCAATGCCTTTGTAATACACCTCGAAACGCTCGGCGACGCGGTGATCTTCCGTACTGATTTCTGCCAGAGCGGCCTGCGTGGCCGGGAAATGATAGACGAATGTCGGTTTGTCGCGACCAATGTGCGGTTCTACACCCATCGTAAACAACAACTGTAACAGGGTGTCACGGTCTTCTTCGGTATCAGCAATGTTGGATAAATCCAGTTTTGCCGCCGCTTCACGCAGTTCCGTTTTGTCGGCGGATAACGGATCCACACCGAGATGGCGGGTAAACGCCTGCTGATAAGACAGGGTTTCAGCGCTATCGCAATCGAGAACCTGCTGGAGTAAATCATCCACTTCATTCATCAGACGGTACATGTCATAACGCGGACGGTACCATTCGAGCATGGTGAATTCCGGATTATGATGACGCCCGGCTTCTTCATTACGGAAACTGCGGCCCATCTGATAAATCGGCCCGCTGCCCGCAGCCAGCAAACGTTTCATGTGATATTCCGGGCTGGTCATCAGATACAACGTCATGCCGTCAGCCGCACCCGGCCCGACAAAACGCGTCTCAAACGGCACCAGATGAATGTCGGTCACCGTGGCCTGGCTCATTGCTGGCGTTTCAACTTCCAGTACGCCGCGATCGGCAAAGAAACGTCGAATCTCAGCGAGGATAGCCGCACGCTTCAACAAATTGGCGACGGGAGCACTGGGTTGCCAGCTTGCTGTTTCGCTCATGGTGATTTACTCCGAATTCAGAAAAGTCATGCAGTCTACCTGCATCCCCGCAGGCAAACAAATATCTCATTTTACGAAGCGCAATGCAGAGAAAGCCTAAACCTGCATTCACATCAAATTACCATGACTACCCCTTTGGTATAATAATTCTCTTACAAACAATAAGAATATCAGCCACCGGGACAGCGCCTGTATGTCATCGGGGTTCACTAACTCTTCGATTATGAAGAGCTTTTCGCGGGTGTTTCAAACCCGATCTCATTGATGATAGTGGAGGAATGCAGTGCAAACCTTTAACGCCGACATTGCAATTATAGGTGCAGGTGGGGCGGGTTTACGCGCAGCAATAGCCGCAGCGGAAGCCAATCCCAACCTGAATATCGCGTTGATTTCGAAAGTGTACCCAATGCGCAGCCACACCGTGGCGGCCGAAGGCGGTTCTGCCGCTGTGACGCAAGATCACGACAGCTTTGATTTTCACTTCCAGGATACCGTTTCCGGAGGCGACTGGCTGTGTGAGCAAGACGTAGTGGATCATTTCGTTCATCAATGCCCGACTGAAATGGCCCAGCTTGAACTGTGGGGCTGTCCGTGGAGCCGTAAGGATGACGGTTCCGTCAATGTTCGCCGCTTCGGCGGAATGAAGATCGAACGCACCTGGTTTGCCGCGGATAAAACCGGCTTCCATATGCTGCACACCCTGTTCCAGACCTCGCTGAAATACCCACAAATCAAACGATTCGATGAGCATTTCGTCCTCGATATTCTGGTCGATGAAGGCCAGGTACGCGGCGTTGTCGCCATCAATATGATGGAAGGCACACGCGTGCAAATTCGGGCTAACGCCGTGGTCATGGCGACCGGCGGCGCAGGCCGTGTTTACCGTTACAACACCAACGGCGGTATCGTCACCGGCGATGGCATGGGCATGGCGTTCCGCCATGGCATTCCGTTGCGCGACATGGAGTTCGTGCAATATCACCCGACCGGCCTGCCGGGTTCCGGCATCCTGATGACAGAAGGCTGCCGCGGTGAAGGCGGCATTCTGGTCAACAAAGACGGTTACCGTTATCTGCAGGATTACGGCATGGGGCCGGAAACCCCTCTGGGCGAGCCGAAAAACAAATACATGGAACTCGGCCCGCGTGACAAAGTATCACAAGCGTTCTGGCACGAATGGCGCGCCGGACGCACCATCGAAACGCCGCGTGGCGACGTGGTATATCTGGATTTACGCCATCTCGGCGAGAAAAAACTGCGTGAACGTCTGCCGTTCATCTGCGAACTGGCCAAAGCGTATGTCGGCGTCGATCCGATTACGGACCCGATCCCTGTTCGCCCTACCGCGCACTACACCATGGGCGGCATTGAAACCGATGCACAGTGTGAAACCCGTATCAAAGGTCTGTTCGCAGTCGGTGAATGTTCGTCTGTCGGTCTGCATGGCGCCAACCGTCTCGGCTCAAACTCACTGGCAGAACTGGTGGTGTTCGGGCGTATGGCCGGTGAAAAAGCGGCAGAACGCGCAGTTGAAGCCAAAGACACCGGCAACAGCGTCGCGCTCGAAGCGCAGGTGCGTGATATCGAAAACCGTGTTGCCGCGCTGATGGCACAGGAAGGCGACGAAAGCTGGGCCGCCATCCGTGACGAAATGGGTCTGGCGATGGAAGAAGGTTGCGGGATTTATCGCACTACCGAGCTGATGCAAAAAACCATCGATAAACTGGCCGAACTGAAAGAACGCTTCAAACGGGTGAAAATTCAGGATACCTCCAGTGTCTTTAATACCGACCTGCTGTATACCATCGAACTGGGTCATGGCCTGGAAGTAGCAGAATGTATGGCGCATTCCGCCATCAATCGTCGCGAATCACGCGGCGCCCATCAGCGTCTCGATGAAGGCTGTACCGAACGCGATGACGTGAATTTCCTCAAACATACTCTGGCCTTTTATCAGCCAGATTCCGCCCCGCGCCTCGAATATGGCGACGTGAAAATTACCACGCTGCCACCGGCAAAACGCGTGTACGGCGGGGAATCTGAGACTCACGATAAAAAAGATAAGGAGCAATCACGTGGCTAAAATGCGCAGCCTGAAGGTTGAGATCATGCGCTACAACCCGGAAACGGACAGCGCGCCGCATCCGGTGGTGTATGACGTGCCTTTCGATGAAACAACGTCACTGCTCGATGCTCTGGGCTACATCAAAGATCATCTGGCCGCTGACCTTTCCTATCGCTGGTCGTGCCGTATGGCAATCTGCGGCTCGTGCGGCATGATGGTGAATAGGGTGCCGAAGCTGGCGTGCAAAACCTTCCTGCGGGAATATCCGGACGGTATGCAGATTGAGGCGCTGGGGAACTTCCCGGTGGAACGTGATCTGGTGGTCGATATGACCCACTTTATCGAAAGCCTCGAAGCCATCAAACCTTACATTATCGGCAATACCCGCACGATCGGCGAAGGCCCGGGCAAGCAAACTCCGGCGCAAATGGAGAAATATCACCAGTTCTCCGGCTGTATCAACTGTGGTTTATGTTATGCCGCCTGCCCGCAGTTTGGACTGAATCCTGAATTCATCGGCCCGGCAGCTATCACGCTGGCGCATCGCTACAACCTCGATAACCGTGACCACGGCAAAGCACAACGTATGCCACAGCTCAACAGTCAGAATGGTGTCTGGAGTTGTACGTTCGTCGGTTATTGCTCCGAAGTCTG
It encodes the following:
- the mscM gene encoding miniconductance mechanosensitive channel MscM produces the protein MRLIPALLMSLLLSLPLMAGAAPTEDQLKQELKQAEANKEMANQTQVVEALQSALNWLNEASVSAGRTAEYQKVIDDFPKLTQALRQELRNQPDKPPALDNSISAAQLEQQILQVSSQQLEETRQLRQEQDRSRDISDSLSLIPQQQSEARNALSDIDQRIQAATAAATSSPLAQAQLSALQAESAARKAKVDELELAQLSANNRQELSRMRTDLYKKRADFLDQQLQVLRNTLNNQRQQEAEQALEKTELLAEQSGELPHSISQQLQANRELSLALNQQAQRMDLISSQQRQAAAQTQQVRQAINTIREQAQWLGASNLLGETLRAQVARLPDMPKPQQLDRDMGQLRVQRLHYEDLLDKQAIYRQARQDDGKPLTTDQQKILDAQLRTQRDLLNSLLSGCDTQILELTKLKVANSQLVEALNDVHDAAHRYLFWVADVSAIGISYPVQVAHDLKRLVSLDSLSQLGGASMMMVTSKETLLPLFGALILVIISISSRKHYYAFLERASSKVGKVTQDHFSLTLRTVFWSILVAMPLPVLWAALGFGLQSAWPYPIAVAIGDGVTATLPILWAFMVSAALAHPQGLFVAHFGWPQRAVSRALRYYALSIWVLVPLIMALITFDNLNDREFSNTLGRLCFVILCLVVALVTNSLKRAGIPLYHDKKGNSENIINKTLWWMLLGAPIVAALASLMGYLATSQALLARLETSVAIWFVLLVIYHIIRRWMLIQRRRIAFERAKQRRAEMLNQRARGEEDGHQISTSNEGTVEIEEPVVDLDAISAQSLRLVRSLLTLIALISVIFLWSEIHSAFSFLENIHLWQVASTVQGVESMQPITLGSVLIAILVLIITTQLVRNLPALLELALLQHLDLTPGTGYAVLTVTKYVLLLIGGLTGFSLIGIEWAKLQWLVAALGVGLGFGLQEIFANFISGLIILFEKPIRIGDTVTIRNLTGSITRINTRATTIADWDRKEIIVPNKAFITEQFINWSLSDSVTRVVLTVPAPSEANSEEVTEILLNAAHRCSLVLDMPAPEAYLVDLQQGIQIFELRMHAAEMAHRMPLRHEIHQLILAGFREHGITLPFPPFQVRMETLHRAQNGNNATFTSSSGSGRSGNSSRSPGDL
- a CDS encoding 8-oxoguanine deaminase: MSEQRTWIKNPLAVFTANSLDARGGIVTEGQKIAELLTAGQPPSQPVDHIYDASESVLLPGLINTHHHFYQTLTRAWAPVVNVPLFPWLKKLYPVWARLGPEALGLASRVAMAELLLSGCTTTTDHHYLFPQGMEEAIDVQVGVVRELGMRALLTRGSMSLGEEQGGLPPEQTVQSGEVILQDSQRLIDRYHQRGEGAWMQIALAPCSPFSVTTEIMRESARLAQREDVRLHTHLAETLDEEQFCLKMFGLRTVDYLESVGWLSDRTWLAHGIHFNDDEIRRLGAAGTGICHCPVSNMRLASGMCPTRDLEAAGVPIGLGVDGSASNDASNLMYEARQALYLQRLKYGAEYVTPERVLGWATCGSAKLIGRDDIGQIAVGKQADLALFKLDELRFSGSHDPIAALLLCGAEKADRVMIGGKWRVTDGEIVGMDIKSLISLHRNAAAALIADL
- a CDS encoding uracil-xanthine permease family protein → MSESNDKELLYGLEERIAPAPAFFTAIQHVLASVVGIITPPLIIGSVLGLNAYLPYLISMSLLASGIGTFIQARRFMSVGAGMICLQGTSFAFLGVILSGGMLVKSRGGSPEDIMAMIFGVNFVAAFIPLLVSRFIGQMRRVFTPLVSGTVIALIGISLIKVSITDWAGGHGAANFGAPANLGLGALTLLVIVACNRIDVRWLRLSSIVLGIVVGCIAAALTGHLTVKPLQGDWFALPQLFRFGFKFDWIIFVPIALVSFISILEAVGDLTANCMLSQQPIEGESFRKRLQGGILADGISCLIAAAFSSFPNTTFAQNNGVIQMTGVASRFVGMYIGAVLLVLGLFPFIGEVLQQIPAPVLGGATLVMFGSVVAAGIRIMTQSPVGRREMLIIAIAFGIGLGIEAVPDVLGQFPPIVGNIFGHAVTSGGVIAILLNLLMPAERTSVVAEEIKVH
- the epmA gene encoding elongation factor P--(R)-beta-lysine ligase; translation: MSETASWQPSAPVANLLKRAAILAEIRRFFADRGVLEVETPAMSQATVTDIHLVPFETRFVGPGAADGMTLYLMTSPEYHMKRLLAAGSGPIYQMGRSFRNEEAGRHHNPEFTMLEWYRPRYDMYRLMNEVDDLLQQVLDCDSAETLSYQQAFTRHLGVDPLSADKTELREAAAKLDLSNIADTEEDRDTLLQLLFTMGVEPHIGRDKPTFVYHFPATQAALAEISTEDHRVAERFEVYYKGIELANGFRELTDSREQRQRFEQDNRKRAARGLPQHPVDNNLLDALEHGMPECSGVALGVDRLIMIALGAASLSDVLAFPVTRA
- the frdA gene encoding fumarate reductase (quinol) flavoprotein subunit → MQTFNADIAIIGAGGAGLRAAIAAAEANPNLNIALISKVYPMRSHTVAAEGGSAAVTQDHDSFDFHFQDTVSGGDWLCEQDVVDHFVHQCPTEMAQLELWGCPWSRKDDGSVNVRRFGGMKIERTWFAADKTGFHMLHTLFQTSLKYPQIKRFDEHFVLDILVDEGQVRGVVAINMMEGTRVQIRANAVVMATGGAGRVYRYNTNGGIVTGDGMGMAFRHGIPLRDMEFVQYHPTGLPGSGILMTEGCRGEGGILVNKDGYRYLQDYGMGPETPLGEPKNKYMELGPRDKVSQAFWHEWRAGRTIETPRGDVVYLDLRHLGEKKLRERLPFICELAKAYVGVDPITDPIPVRPTAHYTMGGIETDAQCETRIKGLFAVGECSSVGLHGANRLGSNSLAELVVFGRMAGEKAAERAVEAKDTGNSVALEAQVRDIENRVAALMAQEGDESWAAIRDEMGLAMEEGCGIYRTTELMQKTIDKLAELKERFKRVKIQDTSSVFNTDLLYTIELGHGLEVAECMAHSAINRRESRGAHQRLDEGCTERDDVNFLKHTLAFYQPDSAPRLEYGDVKITTLPPAKRVYGGESETHDKKDKEQSRG
- a CDS encoding succinate dehydrogenase/fumarate reductase iron-sulfur subunit is translated as MRSLKVEIMRYNPETDSAPHPVVYDVPFDETTSLLDALGYIKDHLAADLSYRWSCRMAICGSCGMMVNRVPKLACKTFLREYPDGMQIEALGNFPVERDLVVDMTHFIESLEAIKPYIIGNTRTIGEGPGKQTPAQMEKYHQFSGCINCGLCYAACPQFGLNPEFIGPAAITLAHRYNLDNRDHGKAQRMPQLNSQNGVWSCTFVGYCSEVCPKHVDPAAAIQQGKVESSKDFMIARLRPQ